In Deltaproteobacteria bacterium, a single genomic region encodes these proteins:
- a CDS encoding MogA/MoaB family molybdenum cofactor biosynthesis protein → MRAGVITVSDKGSRGEREDKSGVEIVKILESQGIQVSHTRIIPDEEDLIRLALIEYADTKQLDLILTTGGTGVSPRDVTPDATLQVIDKEVPGMAEAMRRESAALTPHAMISRAVAGIRGRSLIINLPGSPRGVRENLAVVLPALRHAVEKIKGDDSDCGSG, encoded by the coding sequence ATCAGGGCCGGCGTTATAACTGTTAGCGACAAGGGTTCCCGCGGTGAACGGGAAGACAAAAGCGGCGTGGAAATAGTCAAGATCCTGGAAAGCCAGGGTATTCAGGTGAGTCATACCAGGATCATCCCTGACGAAGAAGATTTGATTCGTCTGGCGCTAATTGAATACGCCGACACTAAACAATTAGACTTGATCCTGACTACAGGCGGCACGGGGGTAAGCCCGCGTGATGTGACGCCCGATGCGACCCTGCAGGTGATTGATAAAGAAGTGCCGGGGATGGCGGAAGCAATGCGGCGGGAAAGTGCGGCGCTCACGCCGCATGCCATGATATCAAGGGCTGTAGCGGGAATAAGGGGGCGTTCGCTCATCATCAATCTCCCCGGCAGTCCCCGAGGAGTGCGGGAAAACCTGGCCGTTGTCCTGCCCGCGTTGCGGCATGCCGTGGAAAAAATCAAAGGTGATGACAGCGATTGCGGATCAGGGTAG